A genome region from Nocardia sp. NBC_00565 includes the following:
- a CDS encoding DUF2752 domain-containing protein: METTHVAPEPGANPEPAVNPEPAGQPERAGRTGLRAMGWPLVAASIGIGAVVLLHLRDPHSEGSYGICPVYALTGFYCPGCGGMRGVHNLTDGRILDAVHSNLLVLPLFLAFVLWIGDWSLRAWRGERMRLPRGNRTTLWLFIAVLTGYTVLRNTPWGTWLTPV; this comes from the coding sequence GTGGAGACAACGCATGTGGCGCCGGAACCGGGCGCGAACCCGGAGCCAGCGGTAAACCCGGAGCCTGCCGGGCAACCGGAGCGGGCCGGGCGCACCGGCTTGCGCGCCATGGGCTGGCCGCTGGTGGCCGCGAGTATCGGCATCGGGGCCGTGGTCTTGCTGCACTTGCGCGATCCACACAGCGAAGGCTCCTACGGCATCTGCCCGGTCTACGCGTTGACGGGGTTCTACTGCCCGGGCTGTGGTGGCATGCGGGGTGTGCACAACCTCACCGACGGCCGGATTCTCGATGCGGTGCACAGCAATCTGCTCGTGCTGCCACTGTTCCTGGCGTTCGTGTTGTGGATCGGCGACTGGTCGTTGCGGGCCTGGCGCGGTGAGCGAATGCGCCTGCCGCGGGGCAACCGCACCACGTTGTGGCTGTTCATCGCGGTGCTCACCGGCTATACGGTGCTGCGCAATACGCCGTGGGGGACGTGGCTCACGCCGGTTTAG
- a CDS encoding alpha/beta fold hydrolase yields MLVKSMKTLAEVRSDEPLTAAYRAGLRSRTYRTASLNKPTAEPEIISVTTADGAKLRVHAYGPADGEVIVLIHGWSCCIEYWNPQINAFADRYRVLAYDQRGHGASTLGSAGPGADTLADDLEAVLQAALPFGKRAVLVGHSMGGITLQAWASRYPEQVTRRASAVLLANTAASDIRYETDLLPLLNKPLMLAKRPLTVLGASVRVPLVVAETVLTAPVPLPGGWPVSAVFKARVMSKSATREEVDFALGIIRSCRPLTRGLHAAALAALDLGDAAAHLTVPTTVIAGAEDHLLPERMSRPIVETLSRTGHLADYQVWPTGHLGNIEAADRFNALLAAVASAASSPEAAVG; encoded by the coding sequence ATGCTGGTCAAGTCGATGAAGACTTTGGCGGAAGTGCGCAGCGATGAACCGTTGACCGCCGCCTATCGCGCCGGACTTCGGTCTCGGACCTACCGGACCGCGTCGCTGAACAAGCCAACGGCTGAGCCCGAGATCATCTCGGTGACCACCGCGGACGGTGCCAAGCTCCGGGTCCACGCCTACGGCCCCGCCGATGGCGAAGTCATCGTGTTGATCCACGGCTGGAGCTGCTGCATCGAGTACTGGAATCCGCAGATCAACGCCTTCGCCGACCGTTACCGCGTGCTCGCCTACGACCAGCGCGGCCATGGCGCGAGCACCCTCGGCAGCGCCGGTCCCGGCGCGGACACCCTGGCCGACGACCTCGAGGCCGTCCTGCAAGCCGCCCTCCCGTTCGGCAAGCGCGCCGTCCTCGTCGGTCACAGCATGGGCGGAATCACCCTGCAGGCGTGGGCATCTCGCTATCCCGAACAGGTCACCCGCCGTGCGTCGGCCGTGCTCCTGGCCAACACCGCGGCCAGCGATATCCGGTACGAGACCGATCTGCTGCCGCTGCTGAACAAGCCGCTCATGCTGGCCAAACGACCGTTGACCGTACTGGGCGCCAGCGTGCGTGTCCCGCTCGTCGTCGCGGAAACCGTACTCACCGCACCGGTTCCGCTGCCGGGCGGTTGGCCGGTCAGCGCGGTCTTCAAGGCCCGCGTGATGTCCAAGTCCGCCACCCGCGAGGAGGTGGACTTCGCGCTGGGCATCATCCGCTCGTGTCGTCCGCTCACCCGTGGCCTGCACGCCGCCGCCCTTGCCGCCCTGGACCTCGGCGATGCCGCCGCGCACCTGACGGTCCCGACCACCGTCATCGCGGGCGCCGAAGACCATCTGCTGCCCGAGCGTATGTCCCGCCCGATCGTCGAAACCCTGTCCCGCACCGGCCATCTCGCCGACTACCAGGTCTGGCCCACCGGCCACCTCGGCAATATCGAAGCCGCCGACCGTTTCAACGCCCTGCTCGCCGCCGTGGCCTCCGCCGCCAGCAGCCCCGAGGCCGCCGTGGGCTGA
- a CDS encoding HpcH/HpaI aldolase/citrate lyase family protein, whose translation MTTRPTRPRRTTLAVPGSSQKMIDKARDLPADAVFLDLEDACAPAAKADGRKIIASALNAGGFGDKIRTVRVNDWTTPWTYADVIDVVGNAGANLDCVMLPKTRSASDVVALDLLLTQVEKAEGLEVGRIGLDVQIENAAGLLAVEAIATASPRIETIVFGPADFMASIQMKTLVVGEQPPGYDVGDAYHHILMTILMVARAHDLQAIDGPYLAIKDLAGLRRVAQRSAALGFDGKWALHPTQIDVLNEIYSPRQTDYDHAENILDAYAWHTSQAGGHRGAAMLGDEMIDEASRKMALVVSAKGRAAGMSRTEIWRPAE comes from the coding sequence GTGACGACACGCCCCACCCGTCCCCGGCGCACCACCCTGGCGGTACCAGGATCGAGCCAGAAGATGATCGACAAGGCTCGCGACCTCCCCGCGGACGCCGTATTCCTCGATCTCGAGGACGCGTGCGCGCCCGCGGCGAAGGCGGACGGTCGCAAGATCATCGCGAGTGCTCTCAATGCGGGCGGATTCGGCGACAAGATACGCACGGTCCGGGTCAACGACTGGACAACGCCGTGGACTTATGCGGATGTCATCGACGTAGTCGGCAACGCGGGCGCGAATCTGGACTGTGTGATGCTGCCCAAGACGCGTAGCGCTTCCGACGTCGTGGCGCTGGATCTGCTGCTCACACAGGTCGAGAAGGCTGAGGGACTCGAGGTCGGACGCATCGGCCTCGATGTGCAGATCGAGAATGCCGCAGGGCTGCTGGCGGTGGAGGCCATCGCCACTGCCAGCCCGCGTATCGAGACGATCGTCTTCGGCCCCGCTGATTTCATGGCATCGATTCAGATGAAGACTTTGGTGGTCGGCGAGCAACCGCCGGGATACGACGTCGGCGACGCCTACCACCACATTTTGATGACCATCTTGATGGTGGCCCGTGCCCATGATCTGCAGGCCATCGACGGCCCGTATCTCGCCATCAAGGATCTCGCGGGTTTGCGGCGGGTCGCGCAACGCTCTGCCGCATTGGGATTCGACGGGAAATGGGCGCTGCACCCGACCCAAATCGATGTACTCAACGAGATCTACAGTCCGCGCCAGACCGATTACGACCATGCGGAGAACATCCTCGACGCCTATGCCTGGCACACTTCCCAGGCCGGCGGTCACCGCGGCGCAGCGATGCTGGGCGATGAAATGATCGATGAAGCGTCCCGCAAGATGGCGCTGGTCGTCTCGGCGAAGGGCCGAGCGGCGGGAATGTCGCGTACCGAAATCTGGCGGCCGGCCGAATAA
- a CDS encoding flavin reductase family protein, with protein sequence MTGHRRAAVSAEQFRSAFRGHPGGVSLITADTGRPVALTATSVASVSVDPPALTFSVSEQSSSAPTLRQAPTPASPDKSRLPGR encoded by the coding sequence ATAACCGGCCATCGCCGTGCCGCAGTCTCGGCCGAGCAATTCCGGAGTGCGTTTCGAGGCCATCCGGGCGGCGTTTCGCTGATCACCGCCGACACCGGCCGGCCGGTCGCGCTGACGGCGACCTCGGTCGCCTCGGTCAGCGTCGACCCACCGGCGCTGACGTTCTCGGTGTCCGAACAGTCATCGAGCGCACCCACACTGCGACAGGCACCGACTCCCGCATCGCCTGATAAGAGCCGCCTACCCGGACGATGA
- a CDS encoding GntR family transcriptional regulator, producing the protein MTDEAARGPWPVGEVDDTGNGPRTERERLADALRERILAGELARDSRIDLDATAQEFGTSRTPVREACLVLAQEGLVRVAQRSGITVIGVSAEATLENFTLMAALSGVAAQWAAQKIVPRQLLRVRELHREIRIAAQVGDDVATLNWLFHREINRACGSARLQGMLGDAGRMVPRRFFELFPERVPCSIDDHELLVAALAKGDSVAARTITEEHFRAAAELLSARLAEQELGSSSG; encoded by the coding sequence ATGACAGACGAGGCCGCCCGTGGCCCCTGGCCCGTCGGTGAGGTCGACGACACCGGCAACGGACCCCGCACCGAACGCGAGCGTCTGGCGGATGCGCTGCGTGAGCGCATTCTCGCCGGCGAGCTCGCCCGGGATTCCCGGATCGATCTGGACGCCACCGCGCAGGAGTTCGGTACCAGTCGCACGCCGGTGCGCGAGGCATGCCTTGTGCTGGCGCAGGAAGGTCTGGTCCGGGTCGCGCAGCGGAGCGGAATTACCGTGATCGGTGTCTCGGCCGAGGCGACTTTGGAGAACTTCACCTTGATGGCCGCGTTGTCGGGAGTAGCTGCGCAGTGGGCGGCGCAGAAGATTGTGCCGCGTCAGTTGTTGCGGGTTCGCGAACTGCATCGCGAGATCCGTATCGCCGCGCAGGTCGGCGACGATGTCGCCACGTTGAACTGGCTGTTTCACCGGGAGATCAACAGGGCCTGCGGGTCGGCGCGGCTGCAGGGGATGCTGGGCGACGCCGGACGGATGGTCCCACGGCGCTTCTTCGAACTCTTCCCGGAACGGGTGCCGTGCTCTATCGACGATCACGAGCTGCTCGTCGCCGCCCTCGCGAAGGGCGATTCGGTCGCCGCTCGCACCATCACCGAGGAACACTTCCGCGCCGCGGCCGAACTGCTGAGTGCGCGCTTGGCCGAACAAGAACTCGGATCATCGTCCGGGTAG